A genomic window from Halogeometricum sp. S3BR5-2 includes:
- a CDS encoding DUF7120 family protein: MPIVEVTLPDELLTEFEQLVDQEFVSEEQAAEELISMGIDAYNVNVVDESTPGDDFMDGAENNLFDTANDPGAADDDRL, translated from the coding sequence ATGCCAATCGTCGAAGTGACGCTCCCCGACGAACTGCTGACCGAGTTCGAGCAGCTCGTCGACCAGGAGTTCGTGAGCGAGGAGCAGGCGGCGGAAGAACTGATAAGCATGGGTATCGACGCCTACAACGTCAACGTCGTCGACGAGTCGACGCCCGGCGACGACTTCATGGACGGCGCGGAGAACAACCTGTTCGACACCGCGAACGACCCGGGCGCGGCGGACGACGACCGCCTCTGA
- a CDS encoding amidohydrolase, translating to MTKSELFERIDADESKLTAIARELWETPELGLHEEESAATLVEALEDGGFDVETGVAGMPTAFVAEYGDGDPRIGILGEYDALPGLSQSVSADRDPVEADGPGHGCGHNLFGTAGVGAALALADAVDAGEVSGTVVFFGCPAEETLVGKTYMARAGAFDDLDAALTWHPGDLSTPRMGSSNALNSLTFTFEGVSAHAGGAPDSGRSALDAVELMNTGVEYMREHVSDDARMHYSIPDGGSAPNVVPAESTVWYYVRAPTREEVERNTDWLRDIAEAAAMMTQTEVSERFLTGCYDYRANGVVSELIWENIDTAGPVPYDDADREFAAELQATVPDERIESRLDELPEDLRDEVEGEALYAEPVAPYDHDRQTHGSTEVGDVSWITPTGQFNAATWPVGTPGHSWQVVAANGDFGLKGVAFAAKVLAGATYDLLADAERLAAAREEFEEEIGSDAYETPLPEDAEPPFDVTMG from the coding sequence GTGACCAAATCGGAACTTTTCGAGCGGATCGACGCCGACGAGTCGAAACTGACGGCCATCGCACGGGAGTTGTGGGAGACCCCCGAGTTGGGTCTCCACGAGGAGGAGTCCGCGGCGACGCTGGTCGAGGCGCTCGAAGACGGCGGATTCGACGTGGAGACGGGCGTCGCCGGGATGCCGACGGCGTTCGTCGCGGAGTACGGCGACGGCGACCCGCGAATCGGCATCTTGGGCGAGTACGACGCGCTGCCGGGTCTCTCGCAGTCCGTGTCGGCCGACCGCGACCCCGTCGAGGCCGACGGTCCGGGCCACGGCTGCGGGCACAACCTCTTCGGGACGGCCGGCGTGGGCGCGGCCCTCGCTCTCGCCGACGCCGTCGACGCCGGCGAGGTGTCGGGCACCGTCGTCTTCTTCGGCTGTCCGGCCGAGGAGACGCTGGTCGGCAAGACGTACATGGCCCGCGCGGGCGCCTTCGACGACTTGGACGCCGCGCTGACGTGGCACCCCGGCGACCTCAGCACGCCGCGGATGGGCTCTTCGAACGCCCTGAACTCCCTCACGTTCACGTTCGAGGGCGTCTCCGCGCACGCCGGCGGCGCGCCGGATTCCGGGCGGTCGGCGCTCGATGCGGTGGAACTGATGAACACCGGCGTCGAGTACATGCGCGAGCACGTCTCCGACGACGCGCGGATGCACTACTCGATACCCGACGGCGGGAGCGCGCCGAACGTGGTGCCCGCCGAGTCGACGGTGTGGTACTACGTCCGCGCGCCGACCCGCGAGGAGGTCGAGCGCAACACCGACTGGCTCCGCGATATCGCCGAGGCGGCCGCGATGATGACGCAGACCGAGGTGTCCGAGCGGTTTCTCACCGGCTGTTACGACTACCGCGCGAACGGCGTCGTCTCCGAGTTGATATGGGAGAACATCGACACGGCCGGTCCCGTCCCCTACGACGACGCCGACCGCGAGTTCGCCGCCGAGTTGCAGGCGACGGTGCCCGACGAGCGCATCGAGTCGCGCCTCGACGAACTCCCCGAGGACCTCCGAGACGAGGTCGAGGGTGAGGCGTTATACGCCGAACCGGTCGCGCCGTACGACCACGACCGGCAGACCCACGGGTCGACGGAAGTGGGTGACGTGAGTTGGATAACTCCCACCGGGCAGTTCAACGCGGCGACGTGGCCCGTCGGAACGCCCGGTCACTCCTGGCAGGTCGTCGCCGCCAACGGCGACTTCGGGCTGAAAGGCGTCGCCTTCGCGGCGAAGGTGCTCGCGGGGGCGACGTACGACCTGCTCGCCGACGCGGAACGACTCGCGGCCGCGCGCGAGGAGTTCGAGGAGGAAATCGGCTCGGACGCCTACGAGACGCCGCTCCCCGAGGACGCGGAACCGCCGTTCGACGTGACGATGGGCTGA
- a CDS encoding BCCT family transporter, producing MSESDGVVSEFLDEIEPTIFGFGAGITLLFVVLFAFRPQVASDVVSGVNQFVLARFNWAFLIVMLVLVGFLAFLILGPWGKLTLGEGSPEFSYVSYFTMIYSAGLAAGIVFWGPAEAVLHYSTVPPLYSVAAESQAAIPIAVQYSLFHWSITQWSCFTVMGLGIGYFAHEHGAPLRVSAVLTPFVGADNVDNLLGKLVDILAVFATLGGVATSLGLIGSQFLTGIEFNWGYQIGDVGTVAIITGMTVLFTVSLVLGVDKGIRRLSNFNMGLFALLMTATLLFGPTVRILELGTQATGGLIGDWFQMSLFTDFTGGGSWSNAWTVFYWAWPLAWSPFAGLFIARISRGRSVREVAFTGIVATSLATIPWFAIVGGTATLFQHNGVVDILGPVGQYGEAVSGYLLFQALDVAWIPLPVGTILLFAFLVLVTTFFVTSADSSTLAVSMMTTGGKAEPSAVSRVFWGVLQGVVASILMVIGGVEALQSAAIITGGPFAIVCLIAVAGLAKSFNRQSENVLLQEETVLYGDTGGSESADADGRPTGADDD from the coding sequence ATGAGCGAGAGCGACGGCGTCGTCTCCGAGTTCCTCGACGAGATAGAGCCGACCATCTTCGGCTTCGGCGCGGGAATCACCCTCCTGTTCGTCGTGCTCTTCGCGTTCCGCCCGCAGGTGGCGAGCGACGTCGTCTCCGGCGTCAACCAGTTCGTGCTCGCGCGGTTCAACTGGGCCTTTCTCATCGTCATGCTCGTGCTCGTCGGCTTTCTGGCCTTCCTCATCCTCGGTCCGTGGGGGAAACTCACGCTCGGAGAGGGAAGCCCCGAGTTCAGCTACGTCTCGTACTTCACGATGATCTACTCGGCGGGGTTGGCCGCGGGCATCGTCTTCTGGGGGCCGGCCGAGGCGGTGCTGCACTACTCGACGGTGCCGCCGCTGTACAGCGTGGCCGCCGAGTCCCAGGCCGCCATCCCCATCGCCGTCCAGTACAGCCTGTTCCACTGGAGCATCACCCAGTGGTCCTGCTTCACCGTCATGGGTCTCGGCATCGGCTACTTCGCGCACGAACACGGGGCGCCGCTCCGCGTCTCGGCCGTGCTGACGCCGTTCGTCGGCGCCGACAACGTGGACAACCTCCTCGGGAAACTCGTCGACATCCTCGCGGTGTTCGCGACGCTCGGCGGGGTCGCCACGTCGCTCGGTCTCATCGGGAGCCAGTTCCTGACCGGTATCGAGTTCAACTGGGGGTACCAGATCGGCGACGTCGGGACGGTGGCCATCATCACCGGGATGACCGTCCTGTTCACCGTCTCCTTGGTCCTCGGGGTCGACAAGGGTATCCGCCGCCTGTCGAACTTCAACATGGGGCTGTTCGCGCTCTTGATGACTGCGACGTTGCTGTTCGGCCCGACGGTCCGCATCCTCGAACTGGGTACGCAGGCCACGGGCGGCCTCATCGGTGACTGGTTCCAGATGAGCCTGTTCACCGACTTCACGGGCGGGGGGTCGTGGTCGAACGCGTGGACGGTGTTCTACTGGGCGTGGCCGCTGGCGTGGTCGCCGTTCGCCGGCCTCTTCATCGCCCGCATCTCGCGCGGCCGGTCGGTCCGCGAGGTGGCGTTCACCGGCATCGTCGCCACGTCGCTGGCGACGATTCCGTGGTTCGCCATCGTCGGCGGCACCGCCACCCTCTTCCAGCACAACGGCGTCGTCGACATCCTCGGACCCGTCGGACAGTACGGCGAGGCCGTCTCGGGCTACCTCCTGTTCCAAGCGCTCGACGTGGCGTGGATTCCCCTCCCGGTGGGGACCATCCTCCTGTTCGCGTTCCTCGTCCTCGTGACGACGTTCTTCGTCACCTCGGCGGACTCCTCGACGCTCGCCGTCTCGATGATGACCACCGGCGGGAAGGCCGAACCCTCCGCCGTCAGTCGCGTCTTCTGGGGCGTCCTCCAGGGCGTCGTCGCGTCCATCCTCATGGTCATCGGCGGCGTCGAAGCGCTCCAGTCGGCCGCCATCATCACCGGCGGGCCGTTCGCCATCGTCTGTCTCATCGCCGTCGCCGGCCTCGCCAAATCGTTCAACCGGCAGTCGGAGAACGTCCTCCTCCAGGAGGAGACGGTGCTGTACGGCGACACCGGCGGATCGGAGTCGGCCGACGCGGACGGACGGCCGACGGGGGCCGACGACGACTGA
- a CDS encoding Rid family detoxifying hydrolase: MPDQTAISAAGAPQNDNPYSQGVLADGLLFVSGFGPVDPETGAEVEGDVGAHTHRAMENVAAVVEEAGGSMDDVVKTTVYVADMDDYDAVNEAYAEHVGETPPARVCIEAARLPEDVRVEIDAVAKVA, from the coding sequence ATGCCAGACCAGACAGCGATATCGGCCGCGGGCGCACCGCAGAACGACAACCCCTACTCGCAGGGCGTCCTCGCGGACGGCCTCCTGTTCGTCTCCGGGTTCGGCCCGGTCGACCCCGAAACCGGCGCGGAGGTCGAGGGCGACGTCGGAGCGCACACCCACCGCGCGATGGAGAACGTCGCGGCCGTCGTCGAAGAGGCCGGCGGGTCGATGGACGACGTGGTGAAGACCACCGTCTACGTCGCCGACATGGACGACTACGACGCCGTCAACGAGGCGTACGCCGAACACGTCGGCGAGACGCCGCCCGCTCGGGTCTGCATCGAGGCCGCCCGCCTCCCCGAGGACGTGCGCGTCGAGATAGACGCCGTCGCGAAGGTGGCCTGA
- a CDS encoding class I SAM-dependent methyltransferase translates to MDVPRTVRVALADRPVAGATCLEAGAGVGKATAGLLDAGAAHVYAVTNDRGHARLVRERLAPDELARATVLEADLRAIPLPADAVDVVTAHALFNVVPVASLAGIVFELTRVAAPGAHLVVDDYEPLPEDAAVRELFALENAATELADGRPALTFYERETLRAQFEARGWAFDRERTLLDPVPWTENHVAAHANVVRRACERLPTGLGEQFASEADRLAGAIGSESVGEMYGLAFRLSDDENPTDQPIVTSNGGSASSGSGVS, encoded by the coding sequence ATGGACGTCCCTCGAACGGTTCGGGTCGCACTCGCGGACCGCCCGGTCGCGGGCGCGACCTGTCTGGAGGCCGGCGCGGGCGTCGGGAAGGCGACCGCGGGGCTCCTCGACGCCGGCGCGGCGCACGTCTACGCGGTGACGAACGACCGCGGCCACGCGCGACTGGTCCGCGAGCGCCTCGCTCCCGACGAACTGGCGCGGGCGACGGTGCTGGAGGCGGACCTCCGGGCGATTCCGCTCCCGGCCGACGCCGTCGACGTCGTCACCGCCCACGCCCTGTTCAACGTCGTCCCGGTCGCGTCGCTGGCCGGCATCGTCTTCGAACTGACGAGAGTCGCGGCGCCGGGCGCCCACCTCGTCGTCGACGACTACGAACCGCTCCCCGAAGACGCCGCGGTGCGGGAGTTGTTCGCGCTGGAGAACGCGGCGACCGAACTCGCGGACGGCCGGCCGGCGCTGACGTTCTACGAGAGAGAGACCCTCCGCGCGCAGTTCGAGGCCCGCGGGTGGGCGTTCGACCGGGAGCGGACGCTGTTGGACCCCGTTCCGTGGACCGAGAACCACGTCGCGGCGCACGCGAACGTCGTCCGCCGGGCCTGCGAGCGCCTTCCGACCGGACTCGGCGAGCAGTTTGCATCGGAGGCGGACCGCCTGGCGGGGGCAATCGGCTCGGAGTCGGTCGGCGAGATGTACGGGCTGGCGTTTCGGCTGTCGGACGACGAGAACCCGACCGATCAGCCCATCGTCACGTCGAACGGCGGTTCCGCGTCCTCGGGGAGCGGCGTCTCGTAG